In a single window of the Bubalus kerabau isolate K-KA32 ecotype Philippines breed swamp buffalo chromosome 18, PCC_UOA_SB_1v2, whole genome shotgun sequence genome:
- the GAPT gene encoding protein GAPT, whose amino-acid sequence MLKICGNTSVAVSIGISLLLLLVICGIGCVWHWKHKNTMQFTLPKFLQRRRSRRKEDCTKTFFLSPQFISPRHKISVQTQDRHSAGKDTNIHDNYENVKVCPPKAKGETDKKLYENTWQTNAEEHIYGNETQCDYYNNFEKPSTSEAPQEEDIYILPDSY is encoded by the coding sequence ATGCTGAAAATCTGTGGAAATACTTCAGTGGCCGTGTCTATAGGAATTTCCCTTCTTTTACTGTTGGTGATCTGTGGAATCGGGTGTGTTTGGCATTGGAAACACAAGAATACCATGCAATTTACCTTACCAAAGTTTTTGCaaaggaggagaagcaggagaaaagaagATTGTACTAAAACATTCTTCTTGAGTCCCCAGTTTATCAGCCCAAGGCATAAAATCTCAGTTCAAACTCAAGACCGCCATTCTGCTGGGAAGGACACTAACATCCATGACAACtatgaaaatgtgaaagtgtgTCCTCCCAAAGCTAAAGGAGAAACGGACAAGAAACTGTATGAAAATACTTGGCAGACCAATGCTGAGGAGCATATCTACGGAAATGAGACACAGTGTGACTATTATAATAACTTCGAGAAGCCTAGTACTTCTGAAGCCCCTCAAGAGGAAGACATATATATTCTTCCAGATTCATATTAA